A stretch of Candidatus Bathyarchaeota archaeon DNA encodes these proteins:
- a CDS encoding HAD family hydrolase, giving the protein MMIRLIILDFGGTLAEGSIDWDEYHSSIHRYLRGLGFNVDLNELKGAISAALRLLERVRSREEELTLEEVYAHALSRLGIPDTPEMLEGIHGLFRRHFRTELYPCVERTLESLFRRYRLAVISNTMSDNPRVFLNQTGLIRYFGLVVCSRDLGIRKPNPMIFQYVLGRLGVEAKEAVHVGDEPETDLQGAQRTGIKAVLVDKEGRTHDWCGPTIRSICQLPEVIEELSKSDP; this is encoded by the coding sequence ATGATGATCAGGCTTATAATCCTAGACTTCGGGGGGACCCTCGCTGAAGGCTCAATAGATTGGGATGAGTATCACTCATCCATCCACAGGTATCTAAGGGGCCTAGGCTTTAATGTCGACCTAAACGAGCTTAAGGGAGCCATATCGGCGGCCCTGAGGCTTCTTGAGAGGGTTAGGAGCAGGGAGGAGGAGCTGACCTTGGAGGAGGTCTATGCCCACGCCCTCTCCAGGCTTGGGATCCCCGATACCCCAGAGATGCTGGAAGGGATCCACGGGCTCTTCAGGAGGCACTTCAGGACTGAGCTCTACCCATGCGTGGAGAGGACTCTAGAGTCCTTATTCAGGAGATATAGGCTTGCGGTGATCTCCAACACCATGAGCGATAACCCCAGGGTCTTCCTAAACCAGACTGGGCTGATCAGGTACTTCGGCCTCGTGGTCTGCTCAAGGGACCTTGGGATTAGGAAGCCCAACCCCATGATATTCCAGTACGTATTGGGGAGGCTTGGGGTGGAGGCCAAAGAGGCGGTCCACGTCGGAGACGAGCCTGAGACAGATCTCCAAGGAGCCCAGAGAACTGGGATAAAGGCGGTTCTAGTAGATAAGGAGGGAAGAACCCACGATTGGTGCGGGCCCACGATTAGAAGCATATGCCAGCTTCCAGAGGTCATAGAAGAACTCTCAAAATCTGATCCTTAA
- a CDS encoding GIY-YIG nuclease family protein — MSRPLILIQLASGGSYCLCLRVDRDLCLRIGSLGVLLLPPGRYIYVGSALRGLEGRLRRHMDLHLGRRSKAFWHIDHLLIEPGVEIEAIFIKQSDRRIECEVASSISKIGRAIKGFGSSDCRCPSHLFQVEDFRSLSGLGLKPWFDGK, encoded by the coding sequence ATGAGCCGCCCCCTCATATTGATCCAGTTGGCTTCCGGGGGCTCCTACTGCCTATGCCTAAGGGTCGACAGGGATCTTTGCCTCAGGATTGGGTCTCTCGGTGTTTTACTCCTCCCCCCTGGGAGGTATATCTATGTGGGCTCGGCCTTGAGGGGTCTCGAGGGGAGGCTGAGGAGGCATATGGACCTACATCTGGGCCGCAGGTCGAAGGCCTTCTGGCATATAGATCACCTCTTAATCGAGCCGGGTGTTGAGATAGAGGCGATCTTCATCAAGCAATCTGATAGGAGGATTGAATGCGAGGTGGCAAGCTCGATCTCGAAGATTGGCCGCGCCATAAAGGGGTTTGGATCTAGCGACTGCAGATGCCCGAGCCACCTCTTCCAGGTGGAAGATTTCAGATCCCTGTCTGGGTTGGGGTTGAAGCCTTGGTTCGATGGGAAATAA